The genome window ATAACATACCAATAAGAGTCTTCAACAATCAAGAATCAGATGGAGTACCATACCCCAAGAACCAGGCCATGAGAGTCTACTGCAGCTTGTGGAATGCAGATGACTGGGCTACACAAGGCGGCCTTGTTAAGACTGATTGGACGCTTGCCCCATTCACTGTTTCTTACAGAAACTTCAATGCAAATGGATGTGTTAAGGTACCTGGATCATCAGCCTGTGGTTCCACAAATTCGCTGAACAATGATCAGGCGTGGCAATCTCAAGGGCTTGATGCTAAGGGAAGAAACAGGATTCGATGGGTTCAGCAGAAATTCATGATCTATAACTATTGTAGTGATGCTACTAGGTTTCCACAAGGCTTTCCTACTGAATGCAGGGGCTCTAGATTCTAGATTGCTGGAAGATTGTTTTtctttgtaaacatcaaaagtgaAATTCTTTATTCGTTTTGTAAATTTTCGACAGATATTGTGAAATTCTTTATTCTTTGTAATTTGTGGAATGAAAATGAATGTTGATTACGTGTTACATTGTTCGAGTAAAAGTTGAAATAGATTCCATTTAATTTTCTAGTTCGAGTATGAGCATCAATAATTTTTCTTGTGACAGTCATACACCCTAAAATAAGTCTTTAAGACTTCATGTATGCATAATCTGAATATATTCAAATTTTTGGACAAACATTTTGAGTTTTAAGAATGTGCTTAATCAGCTGAAATATCCCTAGCCTTGAATTTGTAAATAAAAgagaaatacaagaaatttctcCACAAGCATTTGATAAACAAAGAACATAATTTTTGCAATATATGTACTAAGGGGCATAGGGCATAGTTCATAGAGAGGTTTCATGCAAATTGAGTTTTGGGCAAATTTcactttacccccctgtggtttagcgttttttcacataacccccctatggtttcaaaagctatacataacccccttatggtttggattaaagtgtcaaagtaacggaagTAGTCACTCGCAACggcgtcacctaaaatgtcaaaaatacccttatgtaaggttgaaatttatgtattaaccaaggggggttatgtgtatattttgaaaatcataagggggtcatatggtaaagtattaaaccataagggggttatatggtaaaatataaaaatcatagggggttaatgtgtcatgtatttataagggtaatttcgacatttttagaagttccgttacgagtgactatttccgttactttgacactttaatccaaatcatgagggggttatgtatagcttttgaaaccatagtggggttatgtaaaaaaagggtaaaccacaggggggtaaaatgtaatttatcCTTGAGTTTTTAATCTGATGATGTTGTCAAAACATCGGTTAATCTGCCAGATTAGCAGTTTTTACTTATCCTTTTTGGCCCTTTTGATGTAGCAAAAGATATTAATAAGTCAAGTTAAATCTGGCTACTTTGGTcgatttgactaatttacttGACAATCGTTTTCCAATTGGGAAGCTAAGAATCGTTTATCTCTCTCAGAACTTGATAAAAAGTGGTCAAAACTTAGTTTGAAAAATTAGGCTGGGCTAATTAAGCTGAAAAAAAACTGTTCCTGAATTAAAAATATTACTTGCAGTGCTGTAAAATGCGGTAGAACGAATTTATTTCTTTGGCTGTTTGTGTATAGGAGAGTtaaaatatttcttttttttctttttgatgcAGTATAATTATGTAAAGCTTTTGATTGAGGCATTTGAGGAAAGATGTGAAATCCCTCTAGCTGTTTACATTATTTAGGATGTATTTGATTTTGTAAATTATCAATTATTTTAATAGTTGATGTATTATAAATTCAAATACCTATTAAACGATCCGAACAACTATAGCGATTTAGATAAATTTCAAATCCTTTATCAAAtttctcaatccaaacaaaaccaCAGTATATGTAGTATCTCGCAAAATACACACCATAAACATGCTAAAAAAATGTACATAACAAGTGAGAACTACTGTAAATTAAACAGTGCCAATCATAAGAAAGCTAACTACATATACTTTTTGGTATGGACCGTATGGTATAAATACGAATTTCTGCCATGACATTGGAGaactttattaaggattttcaTGTTCTGTACCCTTAGGGTCCGTTTGGTTTACGAACCAGATGAGATGGGATGACTCATTCTTAGATTATTAATCCTGAGTTGAGTCATCCTCAGATAAATAATTTCAATTATCTGGTATTTGGTTAATTCTGGATTGGATGGGATATGGTAGAAAATAATCCTATCTTGTGTTTGATGGGAGATTGGATGAGATAGAATTACTATTTTAATAACCAAAACATCCCTTAATTTGTagattatttttaataaaataatttaataaaagatttaatatttataacttttattaaaatAGAGTAGTTTGAAACTTTAGAATTATAAAGCAAATCAAGGgttttgatatataaaaatttgcatTCACTCAAACTCAACCCGTTCGATCCCTTAAAAATAGATTTTGACCAAGTTTTTGAACCTAAATttgaaatccaattaaataataggCATAGTTTTAACTAAGTTAGGGTTAAATTGATTAAAACCTAATCCATTTAAGATCTTTAAATGAGTCGAACTCAAGCTAATATAGAAGATTTTTCTTTGGACCAAGTTTGAACTTATTGAAGTCCTCATTCGTAAACCCAATTGATAAGGGTATGTATTTGTATAGAATTTGGTTTAGAAAATAAGTTTAGGAAGGGTAATTTAGTCCAAGGGCAATATAGTCCCTTTATTATGATGTTAGTATGGCGTATtagttaaaaatttaaattaaataatATGGGTAAAttactcaaaatttttaaaataatgaatagggtcaaattagtcaaaaaattttaatataattagTATGGGCTAATTAGCCCATTTTTAGTATGGGCTAATTAGCCCATTTATTATCATATTAATAATACATGAGAATATGGTTATATAATAGTGAGTATGAATTTGAATCATTCATAAGGGAAAATTAGTCCAAATATTGTTATGTTGGTAGTACGaacaaattagtcaaaaaaaattttaaattaattagtAGAGGCAAATTAGTCCATTCATATTATACTATCGTGTGAGAGTAAGATTACATAATTATAAgagtataaatttatattttttgtaagcATAAactagtttaaaattttatcatccTATCTGTTAGTTATTCTGGAAGAACTAATACTACCCCCCTCCCCCACAAAatgggattattttatcccATGAATAAGGATTAATTCGGTTAGGAAGGATGTGTCATACCATGTATAAAATGCAACCAAACATGAGATAACGCAGGATAATTAATCCAATCTTGTATCATCCCATGAACTAAACGGACCCTTAAGGCACAGGATAAGCACACAAAATATAGGCCCTGTTTGGAAGCttagttttttaccaagtttgtataaaactagttttttaacaacttttgctacaggaaccccaaaaaacttatcaaaagtttttaacctacacacttaaaatatccaaaacacaacaaaaaaaaattcccttccccttttcttcttcttcctcccccaccaccacctccattgCCGGCTCCGTCACCAATTTCCGGTGCCGGTGCCGGTGCCGgacaagaaatttttttccccatttttttccctctccccctcttcctccTCTGCCATCAGGGGGGGCTGCCGgacaagaaatttttttccccatttttttccctcttgtcttttttttttctctctacgTCCGGCGCAGAGGGGGCCGCGAGGAGGGCAGAGGGGGGAAGGggcggcggggggagggggaaaggGCAGAGGGGGCGGCGCAGAGGGGGACGGCGAGGGAGAGAGGGAAGGCGGGAGAAGGGGGAAAGGGCAGAGGGGGGTGACACAGAGGGGGGCGGCGGGGGAAAGGGGGAAGGCGGGGCaaagggggaaggggcagacgTGGGCGGCGAAAGGGTAGAGGGGGAAGAGGCAGAGGGGAAAGGCGGGGGAGAGGGGAAaggcggggcagagggggggtggcggggggagggggaaggcgggGCAGCCGGGAGGTGGAGTTGCTGCTGGGCGTGCGGAGGTgacgaggaagaagaagaagaagaagaagaaaaagagaggaaagaaaagaaaaaggaaagaaagaaaaagaaaaagaaagggaaagagaaaaaaaaaaggaaaaaaaaaaagaaaaggaaaaaaaaaagtttttcaccttacaaaaacttctacaaaattttttcaaaaacttctacagtgtaCTACAGtcaaattttagacaaactcccaaaaaactcaggtttcAAACGGGCCCATAATAAATGAACGAACTtcaaattttgaacataatcCCTAAATTTAGGAAACTtgccaaaaaattttaaaattttctagaCAACTAACACTTGGacccattttttatttttttgcacgTGCTCTAAGGCCACAAATAGAAgaaccatttattttattaaattaaTGGAAAGTAATAAGCCATGGCAAGAATATGGCTTTGTTAGACGGCGTGTCACctctattttattttgttttgttttatttttacgAGGAAGGACTACTTCTGGCTGTTAGGCATGAGCCCAGAGGCCTTCACATCAAAGTTAGCTCTTCCCGTGGTCCAAACTCCATACTCCATATTCGGCGACGCGGTATTCCGTTGCTGTGCATGCCTGATTCACAATAATGGTCGTAGTCAAAATCATTCGAActtttataaattaaaaaataattattgcGATGTATTTTTCACCTGAATATTATTATTAGTaacgatgatgatgatgacacctagattaagaaaaaagaaaatagaaggAATGGCAAAAATGGTCTTTGTTAGACGTTTTCTGTCACCatcaataaattttttgaagCTTTACTCCTTGGCATGAAAGCGAATAATAATTGAAAGGAGCTTTGAAATTGAAAGTTTATAGCTCTCAACGCGGTCTTGGCTGTGCCAACTTCATAATTGATTATTCTGTAATGAACGCTAAGTTTTGCCAGCTAAATACTACGTTTGCCATCAGGCTTACAGTTGTTTATTTTACTTTTCTAGGATACTTCTTCGAGAGCACACGGACAAGAATTTAAGCAGCCATCAACTATATAAAGCCTTCATTTGTCGACTCCCAAGCATAGCAAACTGAATACGCAAAAATCTCTCCCTTCTTCTGAAGCTCTCCACTTTTCTTGTCCGAGTAAAAATGATCTCCCTTGCCTTCTTTAAAGCTTCATTCCTCCTGCAGTTTACCATAATTGCATCATTTCTACTAGCTGCCTATGCTGGTAATTTTTATCAAGATGTCGCCCAGACTTTTGGGGATCAGAGGTTTAAGATTCTCGAGGGTGGCCAACTTCTCACGTTGTCCTTGGACAAAACTTCGGGCTCTGGATTTCAGTCCAAGAATGAGTATTTGTTTGGAAGATTCGACATGCAACTAAAGCTTATACCAGGCAACTCTGCTGGTACCGTGGCCACATTTTATGTAAGTCctaaaattttccatttcttaGCAACATAGGATTGTTTTTGCCATTTTCCCACAAAATTGCACCATCTTTGGTACTCAGCTCACGAGGGATTGTACCTTCTTGTGCAGTTATCATCCCAAGGACAAGGACATGATGAGATTGATTTTGAGTTCTTGGGAAACTCTTCTGGACAGCCTTACACAGTCCACACCAACGTTTATGCTCAAGGAAAAGGTGGCAGGGAACAACGGTTTCGCCTGTGGTTCGATCCCACAACATCCTTCCACACCTATTCAATTGTTTGGAATCCTCAAAGGATCATGTAAGCCCTTTTCATCAATTCATCATCTTATTCAATTCACTGCTctacctgaaaaaaaaaaaaaaca of Coffea arabica cultivar ET-39 chromosome 5c, Coffea Arabica ET-39 HiFi, whole genome shotgun sequence contains these proteins:
- the LOC113688016 gene encoding xyloglucan endotransglucosylase protein 1-like yields the protein MISLAFFKASFLLQFTIIASFLLAAYAGNFYQDVAQTFGDQRFKILEGGQLLTLSLDKTSGSGFQSKNEYLFGRFDMQLKLIPGNSAGTVATFYLSSQGQGHDEIDFEFLGNSSGQPYTVHTNVYAQGKGGREQRFRLWFDPTTSFHTYSIVWNPQRIIFLVDNIPIRVFNNQESNGVPYPKNQAMRVYCSLWNADDWATQGGLVKTDWTLAPFTVSYRNFNANGCVKVPGSSACGSTNSLNNDQAWQTQGLDAKGRNRIRWVQQKFMIYNYCSDATRFPQGFPSECRGSRF